AGGAGATCCGAACCTGGATAAGACTTACTCCTCCTACCATGCTTCCAAGCGACTCAAGCTGATCGCTTGTGATAGGAACTATGGTTTTGCCGAAGGGAACAACCTGGCGATAAACCACATCCTTAGAGCTGCTGAACCTGACTATGTCATCATCCTGAATAATGATGCGGTGGTCGACAAGGACTGCATCAGTGAACTCGTCAATGCCGTCCAGAGTGACACAGCGGTTGGCTTTGCCAGCCCCAAAGTGCTCTTCTACTCTTTGGATGGTAGGCGGGACGTTCTTCAATTCGCAGGTGGCAGGCTTCTACGGCGCAGAGGATTGTCGACGTCCATTGGAAAGGGGGAAGTGGATAGAGGTCAATTCGATATCAAGCAGCACACTGACTATGCAGCAGGATCGTGCATGCTCGTGACAAGGAAGATGATAGGCCAGGTGGGATTGTTCGATCCTAGGTTCTTTGCGTATTGGGAGGAAGTTGACTGGTGCGTACGCGGGGGCGTTGCCGGGTACAAATCACTCTACGTTCCGAGGGCTCGGATTTGGCACAGGACTTCCTCATCCTCCACTGCTTCCTTTCACACGTACTACATGAACCGTAATCGCCTCTTGTTCATGAAGAAGAACACGTCGCCCATCGACTACATGGCTTTCGTGCTGTACTTGTTCTTTTTCGATTGCTGGCTCGAAACCGTCCGCATACTAATACGGCACGGAGTCGAAATTGCACTGTTGAAATCCTTTCTTAG
This is a stretch of genomic DNA from Candidatus Thermoplasmatota archaeon. It encodes these proteins:
- a CDS encoding glycosyltransferase family 2 protein, whose amino-acid sequence is MIGPRVAIVVLNWNRGQDTVECIESIFRSSYDNYEVILLDNGSTDDSVHMIREFCKGNVRVNSWLFESSPALDEKYLLEYILQEAISGGDPNLDKTYSSYHASKRLKLIACDRNYGFAEGNNLAINHILRAAEPDYVIILNNDAVVDKDCISELVNAVQSDTAVGFASPKVLFYSLDGRRDVLQFAGGRLLRRRGLSTSIGKGEVDRGQFDIKQHTDYAAGSCMLVTRKMIGQVGLFDPRFFAYWEEVDWCVRGGVAGYKSLYVPRARIWHRTSSSSTASFHTYYMNRNRLLFMKKNTSPIDYMAFVLYLFFFDCWLETVRILIRHGVEIALLKSFLRGLFDGLRIRKSM